The DNA window GTTTTAATCAGTTTGGAATCAAGGTGTTAATTGTTTAAGCTAAGTTGGACAGGAGCATGATTCTTCAGCTAGTAGTCACTGCAGCTATTACCACTGACCAAGTCAATCAATGCCTCTATATCTCTGCATAGCTATCACTCTTAGGAATGCTACCCAGTGACTAACCTATTCATCTCCCCTGTGTCCCCTTCAGCAATATTGATCCAGCTGCTTTTGTGCCCTCTGACCCAGTGAGTGGCATTGCTATTTCATAATGTATCACCAGAATACACAGTTGTTATGGATAATAGTAACCTGAACAATAAATTCCTAATTTCCTAACGTTGTCATCCTGCAGCCTGCACCACGAAGGCCACTTGCGTATGCAGAGCAGAGTGAGAGTGACGAGGAAAGACAGTTTCGCAAAGTCTTCCAGCAGTTGGCTGGAGATGTGAGTACGATATTTCCTTGCTACTACTCCCTCACCATATTCCTATTTTGGTTTAACTTCATAGTACCTCTGTAAAAGTAAACACCTTGTGGCAACCATACACCTTGCCATTAAAAAGGCACTGTGACTGCTGAAACGCCTTTGGTGCAGGATGATCTTCATTTAATGGCTCAAATTCACTACTGAATACTGTGAATAGATGCACTATGCATGCTATGCTTCAATGTTGGGAATAATTCAAATGAACAACTTTTCCTTCAGGACATGGAGGTGAGTCCCATCGAACTGATGAACATCCTGAATAGAATTATTTCCAAACGTAAGTCAGGGTTCTATTCTGTCTATTTGTGTGGCTCTGCCTGGATGTACACGCTTGCGTGCTTTAAGCAAGTCTCTACGTATGCCTGTTTATTGACAATCATTTTCTATCCTAGAAAGCCATGTTTGAGATGTAATATTCTTGATGAATTTCTCAGTGAGGCTGATATGTATTTGTGAATGAGTAAGGGGATGATACGCTGAGTGATCTGGCTACTTTTTAATTTCAGATGGTGACTTGAAGACAGACGGGTTTAGCATAGAGTCCTGCAGGAGCATGGTGGCAGTCATGGATGTATCCTTCCTGTCATGACCTGTTTGTGGTGGGGGTCAGGGTCCAGGCTgtgacttaacaaaatgtggaaaaagtgaaggtgtATGAATACATTCCGAAAGCACTGTAAGCGTCAGGTTTTTGTTAACCTTAACTCTGTTGCAGAGTGACAGCACTGGAAAGCTTGGATTTCACGAGTTCAAACACCTTTGGAACAATATCAAGAAATGGCAGGTGAGTATTTAATTTCCACCAGCTTGGTAAAAACTATTTGTCTCATTATTTCTTGATTTGAATAATGAAGTAGTTTGAGAGTATTAGCACTATTAGAAAGTATGATAATGTCTAACCATGGAAATTGAATCAAAGAAGTATTATACTACATAAATGTATTTCAAAACaaaagtttttgttttgttttcagggTGTGTATAAGACTTATGACACTGATGGCTCTGGGGTTATTGGTGCAGATGAGCTTCCCAACGCTTTCAGGGTTGCAGGTTAGAGATATCATACAGCACAGAAAGATTTATATCACTGTTTGGCAGACACTTGTTACAGCTCATATGTTCTTAAAACATTGCACtgtgatatgaatacattttgAATGTCAACTTTGTAAGTGGTGTTTGAGATTGTAATCCTCTGTTTCCAGCTTCATAGTTAAATGTTTAGATATCAGCATTTCAGTTTTGACCAAGGATATTCATAAAACCTaaatatgtatgtctatggtttgGACCCAGGCTTCCGCCTCAACGACCAGTTGTTCCAGATGATCATCCGCAGATACAGCGAAGAGAATGGGGACCTGGACTTTGACAACTACATTGGCTGTCTTGTGAGACTGGATGCTATGTGTCGTAAGTCTGATTCCCTGCTCTTTTCCATATCGTCGTCATGGTAGGGGTTCTTTTAGCTCTGTATAGGGTTTAAATATAGAAACCATATGCATTAACCTTTTGGTACATGTGTCAGCACAACTAATGGTACTCCGTTTGAAAATAATGGGGTACATAATCATTGGAATATTTCATTGGCAGTTTTCTCTATTCAAAAGTCCGttgcacatctgagctatctttttttgcaggtgcatgatAACAGTTGATAAGATAagaaacctgcacactgctcttgatagagCCTTGTTGACCACAAGGCCTTCATTAGAGCTGCCTTTTGAATAGAGAGAACAGCTTTGCCAATAAAATATTCCAATGATTATGTACCCcattattttcaaaggagtacCATCTGTTGTATTTTCCTGATTTCAGGTGCCTTCAACACCTTAGACAAGGATAACAATGGAACCATCAAGGTCAACGTTCAAGAGGTAAGCATGTCACACTTACAAGCTGTACCAATGAGATGGTATTCTGAATGTAATTAGCCTAGCAAAGCTACTTTGGTTTTTGGCATCACTGTACAATGTGTTCCTATCACACAAGAGGTCAAAACCCACCATTGTACAGGGTTGATGTCAAACAATTGTTTTAATTTGTTTCTTTGCAGTGGCTCCAGTTGACCATGTATTCCTGAGCTTAGGACATGCCTACAGGTGTTTACAAAACCCCTCAATTTCTATCTACTTGATGCTGTGCCAGTCCCCCAGTGTATGCAGGTTTCCATACATTATTTGCAACCTACACAATGTGAATACAGCTTTTTCATACAACAAAAGGGGAGTTGTAGACTAACATGGGAACCTTAAACCTGCACACAGTGGTTCTATGGGCTGACACTGAGAACCTCTGGGCCACTCGATGCTGGTCTTGCATTCAACCAAGAGTATCTGCTTGTTTTCCTTTTGAATTGAAGAAAAGACAGCATTCGCCTTTGTAGAGGTTCTTAGCTCTCAAAAGGTAATCATTTACCATTATCATTTATTTAAGCCAGTTCTGAAATAGTCTATAACTGTGACACATACATGATGTCGCTACACATAATGCCAGCACAATGTTAGTTTTTGCCATTGCTTCATGAAACCAACAGATGCCATTTAAGGATTTGGTAACTGTTGCCATAAGTCACTGAACTGTTAGTCTTTGAAATGACCAGTGTAATTTTGTATGGAATTAAAGTAATCCTAACAATGTAGTGCTTGTGTTATTTCAACACCTCAAGCGTACTCATTTACAAAGTTGTATCAGTCATATGTACAGGATAAACATGGTATACCCTACCctgtccaatgaaatgcttacttacaggttccttcaacaattaaaaaaaaatacgaacataaagtaaatagCTCAATAGAATAAGAATTTTAGCATagtacaggaaggcacaatttagaGTCCAATATTTACAAGTGTTTAAAAATTGTGCGGTATTTAGCAATAACATATCTGGTAGCGTGAATGTATGCGCGTGCTGAAGTGCAGGTGTTCAGCCCAGTTCGGCAGTCTATATCGGACTTCATGCTCCGATACCATATGTCCGTCagtaagggagtgaacagctcatggctggggtgtgtggggtccttgacgATGCTGCGGGCTTTCGTTTGAATAATgttagatgtcctggatggctaACATTTCATCAGTTTGTTTCACCCATGCTCTGGGAATAATGGTTGATGTGTTTACCTGATGGCTGGATTAATACATGTATCACCCGTCGTGGTTAACTTGACCACTGTTTCCTCATTATGATGAAAAGCTTATTAGCTACTTCTatattacgtttttttttttttttaggtgctTGGGAAAGTTAATTAAGTGATTCCGTGCTTGTCCTTTCAACGTATGATTTCAACAGCGCCATAGCTCACGCATTGTGGTCAGTCGCAGGACTTCTCATTCCAGAAAAAACACGTACTGAGCTTGCGTACAAACTAGCGCGAGACATCGGACTGTGGCTAGCTAACTACGAAGTTTTCGGACTAATCGCAGAAATCACAACCTTTCTTTCCCTCAAAGGTAAAACTGTAATGCAAAGCAATATTACAAATATCTAGCCTATTTTGGTGTTATTTTTCAGTCTCGTAAAATGAATGAAGAGGCGACATTGCGTGCGCAAACGTTTGCTAGCTACAATCTTGTTAAGAcgtgactagctaacattagctagctagcttacttgTTCACGAAAAAAACGCCCAAAATGAACAATGAGCAGTAACGGCATTTTCGATGTTAAGGCATTGTGTTTAAAAAAAGTACAAATATGTTACCATATCGCAGTTACTAACCGGTTTCGCCGCTATCGCATAGATAACATcctagttagctagttaactaacAAGTACATTTTTGGGGTATGGGTAAGTTAACGTGaactaatgtagctagctagcagtctAGCCCGTAAACCGAGCTAAATCAAGAGAGCACTGACTGCTGTCTGACGATGATGATACTCGGGTTGCGTCTGTCTTCTTGGCAAGACAGGCTGATGACTGGTCAACAAAGGGATTGCGCTAGACTTTGACAGCTGTGCAAGTAATTTATAGGGTGCAAGGTTTGTATTCATGATTCTGTCATGCAATGTTGTGATTGGGGGAACCAAATTGAATTCAATTAACTAGCTAATGAGTACAGACGCTCATTTGCGGGCACACTTTACTGTAGCTGAATTTAGATGCACTTGCTGATTTTCTTTATCTTATCCACCTTATTATATTATCAATCAACAATTACTAAAATTGTTATTTTGTAATCTGATATTTGTATTCAGTATCAAATGTTTCCTTTTAGTTGTACGCTGTTGGGTATTTGATAGAGGTCCAGTGATGTATTATTATGAGTTACATTTTTGGCTCCAGAAGAGCTAGTAGTATCCCTACTAGGAGGACTGAAGGCAGAGACCAGCGAGAAAGAAGCAGACCAGCGAGATAAGAGGTATTGTGGAAGATGTCTGCCTCGCACTTCTTCAATGAGGACAGTGTCACGCGGTTCAAAAAGAGAAAAGCTCGCTTTACCTTCAGTGAGGTCCACATCCTCCTAGATGAAGTGAAGAAGAATCGGCACATCGTTGTCGGTATGTACCTCTGTACCCTGCAGCACttcatgttgatgtgatgataaaaaaaaaaaaattttttgttTAAAACTTTATCCCAATTTGGGTGTCATCCCAGGCTCATGTCTGTGTTTCTTTTCAGAATATAGACTCGTGGTCATGCTTTAATTTTGCAGATGCACAGTAACTCTTGTCTTATGCTCAAGTACCGGCTCCTCTTAGACACCAGTATGTATGGCCAAACAAACACCAGCATCTGATCCTTTTCTTATTAATTGTCCCTCTGACTCTTACAGGGAAGTTTAACCGTGGTGTACCAACGGATGTGAAGAAGCGCGTGTGGGCGGAGATCACAGCCAGTGTGAATGAGATCGGGGAAAGCCAGCGTGAGGTCATCGAGATCATCAAGAAGTGGTCCGACCTCAAGTGCGACACCAAGCGTAAGGTGGCCGCCATGCGGTCGGGGGCCAACTTCAAGGGGATCAACTCGCGGCTGTCCCGCGACCTCAGCCCCACAGAGAACATTGTGCATCAGATTTTGGAGCTGGATGGAAAGCGAAGCCGGGTGCCAGGTCTCCATTATGGGGCTTTCAAGGAGGGAGATGATGATGAAGGAccagaggaggaggacgaggaagagGACATGGCGGGGATACACAGTTACCCCAATGAAGGAATAGACGTCTCGATGCCACCACCCTCCACGCTTTCCTCGGCAATGCCCATGTCCTTTTCCATGGGGATGCCCATGCCAGGCCCTGGCCACACACCTATACCCCCGGTTCAACCCAAAGATGACCATTCTATGCCAAACTACAGTGGCTCGTCCAGTGAGTTATCTAATTTGAAACTGGAAGGGTCTGAGTTGTTCAATTTATACACCACACACAACTTTCAAGGTGAGGGTTTATCGAGGGTGCATATTCACATATTCGATTTTCTGTTGCAGGAGATTCTTCACATCCCTCTTATGAAATGCAGTACGAGATACCCACTGGTGAAGGTAACTGCGTTGACCCAACATTCAACTCGGTTTATTTGTCTATAGGGTCTGATTTGTCTGGTATTGCAGTACTAGAAATACGCTTGTGAAATACTGCTGGATGTGTGGTATacgggctgggaattgccagggacctcacgatacgatatcacgatacttaggtgctgatacgatatgtattgcgattcgatgttccaaacatactgctcaccatacagtgccttcagaaagtattcagacccccttgactttttccacattgtatgTACAGCCTGCATTTTAATTGGATTAAATTgagacacaacacatcactgagtaccacttcatattttaaagcatggtggtggctgcatcatattatgggtatgcttgacattggcaaggactagggatttaaaaaatatatatataattttggataacataaaaaagggaatagagctaagcacaggcaaaatcctagaggaaaacctgtttgtCTGCttcccaacagacactgggagacaaattcacctttcaacaggacaacctaaaacacaaggccaaatatacactggagttgcttaccaagacgacattgaatcttcctgagtggcctagttacagtttacTTAAATTGgcttaaatctatggcaatactTAAATGGCTTTGTAGCAAGGATCAACATccaccttgacagagcttgaataattaaaaaaataatttgcaaatattgttcaattcaggtgtgcaaagctctgtTACTTATTcagaaagactcagctgtaatcactgccaaaagtgattttaacatgtattgactctgggtgtgaatacttaagagttatttctgtatttaatttaatacatttgcaaaaaaatatatatttttcgctttgtcatgggttattgtgtatagatggatgacaaaaaacaacaattttatccattttgaattcaggctataaTCAGGTGGAATAAGTAGAGGGATAttaatattttctgaaggcactgtattatatgtctgctgcagagggacaaaagCCATGAGAAAACTGCTtttatcagtcatggaaataagctCTGAAAACCTATTttaaaagatggagaacaagctatgaataCAAAATACCGGAGTTTTGGTGCAGTTACAGGCAACTAGAGCAAAAATATTGCGATAGTGTCAATACGATATCGTAAAAATGTATATCCTGATGTGTAACTagcgatcccccccccccccatcactatgTGGTATGTGTAACCTCAAACACACGCACAAGTTCAGTGTCACCTCTTGCCTTTCCATAGACACTGAGAACCAGTTTGGGCAGACAGACGACGAGCGTCAGGACGAGCTGCCCCCTTCTACCTCACAGACGTCCAGCATCACAGAGGACAACCAGGGGAGCGGCGGCGGCCAACACCCCTCCACAGGCACCCAGCCCTCGCCCTCATCGTTCTCCGCCCCACCACCTACAGCAGGCCAGCCACCTCGGAACGCCAGGGAGAGCATGTTGCAGAGTGCCTCGCTGAGCATTCAGGAGCAGCACGCCACCAACACCGCGCTAGAGACAGTGTCGCGCTCCCTAGAACTGCTGTCCGAGTCAGTGCAGCAGCTGGCCGAGACGCAGCAGGAGTTTGTGCGCGAGTCGCTGCAGCTGCAGAGGGAGACGATGCACATACTCCGAGACTTCACCAGTGGGGCCCTGGCCCTCATGCATGACAAGCTCAATGGACGCCCGGCCCTATAGCCCAGACAATGCTGCACTATCTGCCCCTCCTGTGGAGCTGGACGGGTGTGTTCCTTTACACTGGGTACAAGGTTGTTCCATTTCTTTCATTGAGTCATTTACTCCAGACATTTTTAGTGGGTTGTGTTCCGAGTTACTGTATTTTATAGGAGTAACCCTACTGTCTGCGTAAATGTTTAAATTATGAACTGTGTGTTATCCCGCCAAGGGAAATACAGAAACTCAAAGCAGAATTAGGGGTTTCTTGCACAAATTAAGAGCCTATTTGTTTCTTCCCccatttctcagatcattaaaaTGGAGTCTAGTTTAAGGCTCAGAGAG is part of the Oncorhynchus clarkii lewisi isolate Uvic-CL-2024 chromosome 10, UVic_Ocla_1.0, whole genome shotgun sequence genome and encodes:
- the LOC139418105 gene encoding myb-related transcription factor, partner of profilin translates to MSASHFFNEDSVTRFKKRKARFTFSEVHILLDEVKKNRHIVVGKFNRGVPTDVKKRVWAEITASVNEIGESQREVIEIIKKWSDLKCDTKRKVAAMRSGANFKGINSRLSRDLSPTENIVHQILELDGKRSRVPGLHYGAFKEGDDDEGPEEEDEEEDMAGIHSYPNEGIDVSMPPPSTLSSAMPMSFSMGMPMPGPGHTPIPPVQPKDDHSMPNYSGSSRDSSHPSYEMQYEIPTGEDTENQFGQTDDERQDELPPSTSQTSSITEDNQGSGGGQHPSTGTQPSPSSFSAPPPTAGQPPRNARESMLQSASLSIQEQHATNTALETVSRSLELLSESVQQLAETQQEFVRESLQLQRETMHILRDFTSGALALMHDKLNGRPAL
- the LOC139418128 gene encoding calpain small subunit 1-like isoform X2, which codes for MFLAKRLIGGILDVVSNIDPAAFVPSDPPAPRRPLAYAEQSESDEERQFRKVFQQLAGDDMEVSPIELMNILNRIISKHGDLKTDGFSIESCRSMVAVMDSDSTGKLGFHEFKHLWNNIKKWQGVYKTYDTDGSGVIGADELPNAFRVAGFRLNDQLFQMIIRRYSEENGDLDFDNYIGCLVRLDAMCRAFNTLDKDNNGTIKVNVQEWLQLTMYS
- the LOC139418128 gene encoding calpain small subunit 1-like isoform X1, encoding MFLAKRLIGGILDVVSNIDPAAFVPSDPPAPRRPLAYAEQSESDEERQFRKVFQQLAGDDMEVSPIELMNILNRIISKHGDLKTDGFSIESCRSMVAVMDSDSTGKLGFHEFKHLWNNIKKWQGVYKTYDTDGSGVIGADELPNAFRVAGFRLNDQLFQMIIRRYSEENGDLDFDNYIGCLVRLDAMCRAFNTLDKDNNGTIKVNVQEVSMSHLQAVPMRWYSECN